One Candidatus Zixiibacteriota bacterium genomic window carries:
- a CDS encoding BamA/TamA family outer membrane protein — MENLKSKPISKMKIHFVFITLLGCLLLAFNQVNSTELKQKIKDIKISGNQYFDAKAVYTCMRLKPNSYYSDELLEKSTDAILNLYEESGFPFCQIDLEDFNHSLSLPDSTNWLSFKLRITEGPRVRIGQIEFDGNKATKEKILKRILDIDSSAYFSQRKLESGLSALRRASFIKTVKSAQLVPEPDPSWSALKIELEEKRQNSFLGVLGYVPRAQSGTGYFSGALNFVFDNIFGTGRKGEISWTKKDPYSFDLFFSFREPYLLNLPLSVQLDLRQIDYDSSYLKLDLNTRFNYSASEKILLGFSTGWEKVTADERLKSILPSSRKYKFGMKFSLDLLDAPNNPRKGIYDQAEIIYGRKNYYFTQDLNPDRGSSNEARILLDLDSFLPVYKEQVVALGLHLRDIQSSEKKIPISDQFSLGGLNSLRGYREQEFSGDKLFWSNLEYRLILSPESRAYLFWDFGYFSRIVENPATGSVTKLSGSRSGFGLGLKVDTKLGAYEVDYALGEKDSFSQGKIHFGISNRF; from the coding sequence ATGGAAAATTTGAAGTCAAAGCCTATTTCTAAAATGAAAATACATTTCGTTTTTATTACCCTGCTCGGGTGTTTGCTGCTGGCTTTCAATCAGGTGAATTCCACTGAATTGAAACAAAAGATAAAAGATATTAAAATTAGCGGGAATCAGTACTTTGATGCGAAAGCTGTTTACACCTGCATGAGGCTAAAGCCGAACAGTTATTATTCAGACGAGCTTCTGGAAAAAAGCACTGATGCGATTTTGAACTTATATGAGGAGAGCGGTTTTCCATTCTGCCAGATAGATCTGGAAGATTTCAATCACAGTCTAAGTTTACCTGACTCCACTAACTGGCTATCCTTCAAGCTGAGGATAACAGAAGGACCAAGGGTAAGGATCGGGCAGATTGAGTTTGACGGGAATAAAGCGACTAAAGAAAAAATCCTGAAAAGGATATTAGATATAGACAGTTCGGCTTATTTTTCTCAGAGGAAGCTTGAATCCGGCTTATCAGCTCTCAGGCGGGCATCCTTTATAAAAACGGTTAAAAGCGCCCAGCTTGTGCCAGAGCCTGATCCATCCTGGTCAGCTTTGAAAATAGAGCTGGAGGAAAAAAGACAAAACAGTTTCCTGGGCGTTTTAGGATATGTTCCCAGAGCCCAGAGCGGCACTGGATATTTCAGCGGGGCGTTAAATTTCGTTTTCGACAATATCTTCGGCACAGGGAGAAAAGGGGAGATAAGCTGGACCAAGAAGGATCCTTATTCTTTTGACCTTTTCTTTTCCTTCAGGGAGCCGTACCTTTTGAACCTGCCGTTATCCGTACAGTTGGATTTGAGACAGATAGACTATGATTCCAGCTATCTTAAGTTAGACTTAAACACGCGCTTCAATTATTCTGCTTCAGAGAAAATCCTGCTTGGATTTTCCACTGGATGGGAGAAGGTGACAGCAGATGAGAGGCTGAAGAGCATTTTACCATCCAGCCGGAAATACAAATTCGGGATGAAATTCAGCCTGGATTTATTGGATGCTCCCAATAACCCAAGAAAAGGAATTTATGACCAGGCTGAGATAATCTACGGCAGGAAAAATTACTATTTCACACAGGATTTGAATCCGGATCGAGGGTCATCCAATGAGGCAAGGATTTTGCTGGATTTAGATAGTTTTCTTCCGGTTTACAAAGAGCAGGTAGTGGCATTGGGTCTGCATCTGCGGGATATCCAAAGCTCCGAGAAAAAAATTCCGATCTCGGATCAGTTCTCTTTGGGAGGCTTAAATTCGCTTCGGGGTTACAGGGAACAAGAGTTTTCCGGGGATAAGCTTTTCTGGTCAAACTTAGAATACAGGCTGATATTGAGTCCGGAATCAAGGGCTTATCTTTTCTGGGATTTCGGTTACTTCAGCCGCATAGTCGAAAACCCTGCTACCGGTTCCGTGACCAAGCTCTCAGGCAGCAGGTCTGGATTCGGTTTAGGACTGAAAGTCGATACAAAGTTGGGAGCCTACGAAGTCGATTACGCACTTGGAGAAAAGGACAGTTTCTCACAGGGGAAAATCCACTTCGGGATTTCCAACCGGTTTTAA